Proteins encoded by one window of Geobacter sp. DSM 9736:
- a CDS encoding O-acetylhomoserine aminocarboxypropyltransferase/cysteine synthase family protein: MSDTQWNFATNLLHAGQVPDETTLSRAVPIYQTSSYLFKSSDHAANLFGLKEFGNIYTRIMNPTTDVLEKRLAELDGGVGALALASGQAATTFAVLNITKAGENIVSTSYLYGGTYNLFHYTLPRLGIHVKFVDTSDPENVKNAIDENTRLVYMESVGNPKNNVDDFEAIAAVAHAAGIPFVVDNTVTTPYLFRPLQHGADIVVYSLTKFIGGHGTSIGGAVVDGGKFPWNNGKFPEFTEPESSYHGLKIWEALGNLSYILRMRLTLLRDLGSALSPFNAFQIIQGIETLHVRMARHVENAIAVAQWLEKHPLVSWVNYPGLPSHPDYQRSRRYLPKGAGAIIGFGIKGGIEAGKKFIDNVKLLSHLANIGDAKSLVIHPASTTHQQLSADEQIASGVTPDFIRLSIGIEDVKDIIADIDSALHAAQ; this comes from the coding sequence ATGTCTGATACGCAATGGAATTTTGCTACCAATTTGCTCCACGCCGGTCAGGTGCCGGATGAGACAACTTTATCAAGGGCGGTACCTATCTATCAGACTTCGTCTTACCTCTTCAAAAGCTCTGACCATGCCGCTAACCTGTTCGGGCTTAAAGAATTTGGCAATATATATACCCGCATAATGAATCCGACCACCGACGTACTAGAGAAGCGCCTTGCAGAGTTGGACGGAGGGGTCGGGGCGCTGGCTCTTGCATCGGGACAGGCTGCAACGACTTTTGCGGTTCTCAATATCACAAAAGCAGGCGAGAACATCGTATCTACAAGTTACCTGTACGGAGGCACCTACAACCTCTTCCACTACACGCTTCCGCGACTCGGCATTCACGTTAAGTTCGTGGACACTTCGGATCCTGAGAATGTGAAGAACGCTATAGATGAAAACACACGTCTCGTATATATGGAATCTGTGGGGAACCCTAAAAACAATGTGGATGATTTTGAAGCGATTGCTGCGGTCGCTCATGCTGCAGGGATCCCGTTCGTTGTGGACAACACCGTGACTACGCCCTACTTATTCAGACCGCTGCAGCATGGCGCCGATATTGTCGTTTATTCACTGACGAAGTTTATTGGCGGTCATGGCACCTCCATAGGTGGCGCAGTGGTTGACGGTGGGAAATTCCCTTGGAATAATGGAAAATTCCCTGAATTTACAGAACCGGAATCATCCTACCACGGGCTGAAAATATGGGAGGCTCTGGGCAACCTGTCATACATCCTGCGGATGCGGCTCACTCTGCTGCGGGACCTCGGTTCAGCGCTGTCGCCTTTTAATGCGTTCCAGATTATTCAAGGGATCGAAACCCTGCACGTCCGGATGGCGCGTCACGTAGAAAATGCTATCGCGGTCGCTCAGTGGCTGGAAAAGCACCCCCTCGTAAGTTGGGTAAATTATCCAGGTCTGCCGAGCCACCCTGATTACCAGCGATCAAGAAGGTATCTTCCAAAAGGTGCAGGGGCGATAATCGGCTTTGGCATCAAAGGTGGGATTGAGGCCGGCAAAAAGTTCATCGACAATGTGAAGCTCCTTTCGCACCTAGCAAATATTGGAGATGCTAAATCGCTTGTCATTCATCCCGCATCGACTACCCATCAGCAGCTAAGCGCGGATGAACAAATAGCCTCGGGTGTGACTCCCGATTTTATCCGCTTGTCCATAGGAATTGAGGATGTCAAAGATATCATTGCTGATATCGATTCTGCCTTGCATGCTGCACAATAA
- the ftsH gene encoding ATP-dependent zinc metalloprotease FtsH, giving the protein MGQSIWKPLLVMLILIVVFDIFYSAVSRQASGQSGEISYSRFRQELSADNVKKVVFKGTAVKGEFKTKTAVIPAQQGGGKGELTSFVTVVPAMEDPSLMQELMAKKVDVVATPTETSPIASILLYLLPWIFIIGVWWFAMRGMRSQGPGSMLGGFAKSGAKLYSSTERITVTFADVAGMENTKQELKEVVDYLRNPKKFQRIGGKVPKGVLLVGPPGTGKTLLARAVAGEAGVAFFSIAASQFIEMFVGVGASRVRDLFTNARKEAPSIIFIDELDAVGRSRGAGFGGGHDEREQTLNQLLSEMDGFDPHEEMVVLAATNRPDVLDQALLRPGRFDRHIVIDRPDWRDREQILKVHTRKIPLDEGVDLSVIARGTPGMTGAELENLVNEAAILAAREDLPKVTSDHLERAKDKILMGGERRMFISDQEKRITALHEAGHTLVAKLLPGTDPVHKVTIIPRGMALGVTQQLPDDDRYHYSKSYLMKRLSVALGGRVAERLVLGDLSTGAQNDLKTVTDLAEKMVCQWGMSDKVGAMTFSRGEEHPFLGRKLAEEKTFSEQTAWLIDQEIALIIANAEKCSSDIISGNRRRLDALAEALLQEETLDGARVDAIIASNQ; this is encoded by the coding sequence ATGGGGCAATCGATATGGAAGCCGCTGTTGGTGATGTTAATCCTCATTGTCGTCTTCGACATATTTTATAGTGCCGTTTCACGTCAGGCATCAGGCCAGTCAGGTGAAATCAGCTATAGCCGCTTCCGCCAAGAACTCTCCGCCGATAATGTGAAGAAGGTTGTTTTTAAGGGAACTGCAGTAAAGGGGGAGTTCAAAACCAAAACAGCAGTCATTCCCGCTCAACAAGGAGGGGGTAAAGGTGAATTGACATCTTTTGTCACCGTGGTGCCTGCCATGGAGGACCCCTCGTTGATGCAGGAGCTTATGGCAAAAAAGGTTGATGTTGTAGCCACTCCCACAGAAACGTCTCCAATTGCCAGCATACTTCTCTATCTCCTCCCGTGGATATTCATTATTGGTGTCTGGTGGTTTGCCATGCGTGGTATGAGGTCTCAGGGACCCGGATCAATGCTTGGCGGTTTTGCAAAATCGGGTGCCAAGCTTTACAGCAGCACTGAACGGATAACCGTAACCTTCGCTGATGTTGCCGGAATGGAGAATACGAAACAAGAGTTGAAGGAGGTAGTGGATTACCTCCGAAATCCTAAGAAATTTCAGCGTATCGGCGGTAAGGTGCCAAAGGGCGTACTTTTAGTCGGCCCCCCGGGGACCGGGAAGACCCTTCTTGCAAGGGCAGTTGCCGGGGAGGCTGGAGTCGCTTTTTTCAGCATAGCTGCATCTCAATTCATCGAAATGTTTGTTGGAGTCGGGGCCAGCAGGGTACGCGACCTGTTTACAAATGCAAGAAAAGAAGCGCCGAGCATTATCTTTATCGATGAGCTTGATGCAGTCGGGAGAAGCCGTGGGGCCGGATTCGGTGGAGGTCATGACGAGAGGGAGCAGACACTCAATCAGCTTCTCTCCGAAATGGATGGTTTTGATCCTCACGAGGAAATGGTGGTGCTGGCGGCTACAAACCGTCCAGACGTGCTTGATCAGGCTCTCCTTCGTCCAGGACGGTTTGATCGCCACATCGTAATTGACCGCCCCGACTGGAGGGACCGGGAGCAAATCCTCAAGGTTCATACCAGAAAGATACCGCTTGACGAGGGGGTTGACTTAAGTGTCATTGCAAGAGGGACACCGGGGATGACTGGTGCGGAACTCGAGAACCTAGTCAATGAAGCTGCTATACTTGCGGCACGGGAGGATCTTCCCAAGGTGACTTCAGATCATCTGGAGAGGGCAAAGGATAAAATATTGATGGGTGGAGAGCGGCGCATGTTCATCAGCGACCAGGAGAAGCGTATAACGGCTTTACACGAAGCTGGACACACTCTGGTTGCAAAGCTGTTGCCTGGGACCGATCCGGTTCACAAAGTCACGATTATTCCCCGGGGTATGGCTCTGGGTGTGACGCAGCAGTTGCCGGACGACGATCGATATCATTACTCGAAGTCATACTTGATGAAGAGACTTAGCGTCGCGCTAGGGGGACGCGTTGCCGAACGACTTGTTCTCGGTGATCTATCGACCGGAGCACAAAATGATCTGAAGACGGTGACGGACCTGGCGGAAAAAATGGTTTGCCAGTGGGGGATGAGCGACAAAGTCGGGGCGATGACGTTCAGTCGGGGAGAGGAACACCCGTTTCTCGGACGTAAGCTTGCTGAGGAAAAGACATTTTCCGAGCAGACCGCGTGGCTCATAGATCAGGAAATAGCTTTAATCATTGCAAACGCCGAAAAGTGCAGCTCCGATATTATTTCGGGGAACAGAAGAAGGCTCGATGCGCTGGCAGAAGCGCTGCTCCAGGAGGAAACTCTCGATGGAGCACGGGTAGACGCCATAATCGCTTCCAATCAGTAG
- the malQ gene encoding 4-alpha-glucanotransferase, with product MRPAFCLQEHFNIFKTDRLLQREVFMKMKRKSGILMHPTSLPGHGGIGTLGEETRKFLKFLHEAGQSLWQVLPLGPTAYGNSPYSCYSAFAGNPLLIDLNSVAADGDLEEPVQPQLASEDRVDYAAVAAWKYPLLSRAAQRFIEASDSHHLQDFEDFCADNVWLEDYALFMALKEHFEGAGWSDWPEEIARRLPSAIAEYTDKLRTSILVQKYMQWQFFRQWREVKRFANDLGIDIFGDIPIFVAYDSADVWVHREIFKLDERGLPLVVAGVPPDYFSETGQLWGNPVYDWDAIAADGYSWWIQRLRSSLQLYDLVRIDHFRGFAAYWEVAATEETAINGRWVTGPGEKLFNAVSNALGEPLPIIAEDLGLITPDVEKLLDTCGFPGMKVLHFAFGSGSDNYYLPHNYSPQCVVYTGTHDNNTTRGWFNEVGENERQHAMSYLRCSPQEIVWEMIRAAYSSVAAYAVIPVQDLFSLDSGARMNTPGLSQGNWEWRLPPGLLWNFQLAEELKAITSFYNRLA from the coding sequence ATGAGACCGGCGTTTTGCTTACAAGAGCACTTTAATATTTTCAAGACGGATAGATTACTGCAGAGAGAGGTATTCATGAAGATGAAACGAAAGAGCGGCATCCTGATGCATCCAACTTCCCTGCCCGGACACGGAGGCATCGGAACGCTCGGAGAAGAGACCCGCAAATTTCTGAAATTCCTTCACGAGGCAGGGCAGTCGCTTTGGCAGGTTCTGCCGCTAGGCCCCACAGCTTACGGCAACTCGCCGTACTCATGCTATTCCGCCTTTGCGGGTAACCCGCTCCTGATAGATTTGAATTCAGTTGCCGCAGATGGGGATCTCGAAGAACCTGTCCAGCCTCAGTTAGCAAGTGAAGATCGGGTTGACTATGCTGCTGTGGCGGCCTGGAAATATCCCTTGCTGAGCAGGGCTGCTCAGCGGTTTATCGAAGCTTCCGACTCGCATCACCTACAAGACTTTGAAGATTTCTGCGCGGATAATGTTTGGCTCGAGGATTATGCGCTTTTCATGGCTCTGAAGGAGCATTTTGAGGGAGCAGGCTGGAGCGATTGGCCTGAGGAAATTGCTCGGCGTTTGCCGTCTGCCATTGCGGAATATACCGACAAGCTTCGAACATCGATCCTTGTTCAGAAGTACATGCAGTGGCAGTTCTTTCGCCAGTGGCGTGAGGTCAAACGCTTCGCGAACGATCTGGGCATTGATATTTTTGGAGATATTCCTATTTTTGTTGCTTACGACTCAGCTGACGTCTGGGTTCATCGTGAAATTTTCAAGCTTGATGAACGCGGACTTCCTCTAGTAGTTGCAGGGGTTCCCCCGGACTACTTCAGTGAAACCGGACAATTATGGGGGAATCCGGTATACGACTGGGATGCCATTGCTGCAGATGGGTATTCATGGTGGATCCAGCGGCTGAGGAGTTCCTTGCAACTTTATGATCTTGTTCGGATAGATCATTTTCGTGGTTTTGCCGCTTACTGGGAAGTCGCGGCTACGGAGGAGACAGCTATCAATGGCCGATGGGTTACAGGTCCGGGGGAAAAATTATTCAATGCAGTTTCAAACGCTTTGGGAGAACCATTGCCTATCATTGCTGAGGACCTAGGGCTTATTACTCCCGATGTGGAGAAGCTACTGGATACATGTGGATTTCCGGGGATGAAGGTGCTTCATTTCGCCTTCGGTTCAGGTTCCGACAATTATTATCTTCCACATAATTATTCCCCACAATGTGTCGTTTACACTGGAACGCATGACAACAATACTACTCGGGGCTGGTTCAATGAAGTAGGAGAAAACGAGCGTCAGCACGCGATGTCGTATCTGCGATGTTCTCCCCAGGAAATTGTGTGGGAGATGATCCGTGCTGCTTATTCCTCTGTTGCTGCGTATGCCGTGATCCCTGTGCAGGACCTGTTTTCACTAGACTCGGGAGCCCGCATGAATACCCCCGGGCTGTCTCAAGGGAACTGGGAATGGCGTCTCCCTCCGGGACTACTTTGGAATTTTCAACTTGCCGAGGAGCTGAAGGCTATAACTTCTTTTTACAATAGGCTCGCGTAA